The Pyrenophora tritici-repentis strain M4 chromosome 10, whole genome shotgun sequence genome contains a region encoding:
- a CDS encoding UBX domain-containing protein: MFHQGSLQSGIALAIQEQKLVVCFVQDDGATSKEWEEEWLKSGWLSSLLVQKAVLLRLQAGSTEAGFLAAFSDISSIPTLVVIQNGQLQLQLKSDVTQNDFINSIRQVLGASPIPGSSTAATSPPQAVTPIPTENTANTQVEDDPYGDSESAMPTPAVASTPSANAKGKQKATSTPEQKPATSSGSVSKAQQQARDALRKKKKEEAEELARIKARIEADKAARKIEAERRKAEREQERNQSAQTAASPRTNTSARGSQAKNVNLNIRLFDGRTIRSTFPREATLQGEVRSWVDSEFSKLSQDDENINHSQLPPYFFRHILPPQPSRELSAGDESQSLGDIDMAPSATLVLVPVKGYTQAYTGHNSGAVGVTTGLIGGAFDLISSTVGYVGSTLGSFLGSGPSTGTGSTPVQGQGSGHTMGPRPNREPQHDPILDNTGIRVRTLADQRAREPQQFYNGNQLSTEPRPADDDKRD; the protein is encoded by the exons ATGTTTCACCAAGGCAGCCTACAAAGCGGTATTGCGCTTGCAATTCAAGAGCAGAAGCTTGTCGTATGCTTCGTGCAAG ATGACGGCGCAACGAGTAAAGAGTGGGAAGAGGAATGGTTGAAGAGCGGCTGG CTATCCAGTCTTCTTGTCCAAAAAGCTGTCCTCTTGCGGCTCCAGGCAGGCTCCACAGAAGCAGGATTCCTGGCAGCCTTCTCCGATATCTCGAGCATACCTACTCTCGTAGTCATCCAAAACGGACAACTTCAACTGCAGCTGAAGAGCGACGTCACTCAGAACGATTTCATCAATTCGATCAGGCAGGTGCTTGGAGCCAGCCCCATCCCGGGATCCAGTACAGCGGCAACATCCCCACCACAAGCAGTCACGCCAATACCAACAGAGAATACGGCGAATACCCAAGTAGAAGACGATCCGTACGGAGACTCCGAGTCTGCGATGCCCACACCAGCAGTAGCCTCGACGCCTTCCGCGAACGCTAAGGGCAAACAGAAAGCTACATCAACCCCAGAACAAAAGCCCGCTACATCGTCTGGCTCTGTCAGTAAAGCACAACAACAGGCACGCGATGCGTTAcgaaagaagaagaaggaagaggcGGAAGAACTGGCACGTATCAAGGCACGGATAGAGGCCGACAAGGCAGCAAGGAAAATAGAAGCCGAGAGACGGAAAGCCGAACGAGAACAAGAGAGGAATCAGTCAGCGCAGACGGCGGCTTCGCCACGCACAAACACATCGGCTCGTGGATCACAAGCTAAGAACGTCAACCTCAATATCAGGTTATTCGATGGCCGGACGATACGATCCACATTTCCACGAGAGGCTACACTGCAAGGCGAGGTACGGTCGTGGGTTGACTCGGAGTTCTCAAAACTCTCACAGGACGACGAAAACATTAACCACAGCCAACTCCCACCGTATTTCTTCCGACACATATTACCACCTCAGCCGAGTCGCGAGCTCTCAGCTGGTGATGAGAGCCAGTCATTGGGTGACATTGATATGGCACCAAGCGCTACACTGGTGCTTGTACCAGTGAAGGGATATACACAAGCTTACACAGGGCATAACAGCGGTGCTGTAGGAGTAACCACTGGACTGATAGGCGGCGCGTTTGACCTCATATCTTCAACAGTGGGCTATGTAGGAAGTACGTTGGGCTCATTCCTAGGCTCTGGTCCTAGCACTGGCACTGGCTCAACCCCAGTGCAAGGGCAGGGTAGTGGGCATACCATGGGGCCCAGGCCAAATCGAGAGCCTCAACATG